One window of the Microvirga mediterraneensis genome contains the following:
- a CDS encoding flagellar motor protein MotA: protein MADQPLTPPRIYLIRMAVFLVLAGFVAFILYRQIWSAFQANPGLNALILGVMFIGIVLAIRQAWRLFPEVRWVNTLRQTEEGLVAPSPPVLLAPLAALLGNRPGQSGFSVAATRSVLDSIGARLDESREIVRYLAGLLVFLGLLGTFWGLIDTVGSVGRIISSLRTGQDTAVLFDELKNSLAGPLQGMGLSFSASLFGLAGSLVLGFLDLQAGQAQSRFYTELEDWLAVSTLDTLTDTALRPGTSHDLTVALNRLTAAVNDGAGGRAATQAMANLAEGVQGLVQHMRAEQQMIRDWVEAQAAREKELKQVLDRISRERLP from the coding sequence ATGGCGGACCAACCCCTTACCCCACCGCGGATTTACCTGATCCGCATGGCGGTCTTCCTGGTTCTGGCAGGGTTCGTCGCCTTCATCCTCTACCGGCAGATCTGGTCGGCCTTCCAGGCCAATCCGGGCCTCAACGCCTTGATTCTGGGCGTCATGTTCATCGGCATCGTACTGGCCATCCGGCAGGCCTGGCGGCTCTTCCCCGAGGTGCGGTGGGTCAACACCCTGCGCCAGACCGAGGAAGGGCTCGTCGCCCCCTCGCCGCCGGTCCTGCTGGCGCCCCTGGCGGCCCTCCTCGGCAACCGGCCCGGGCAATCCGGCTTTTCCGTCGCGGCGACCCGCTCGGTCCTGGATTCCATCGGCGCCCGTCTCGACGAGAGCCGCGAGATCGTGCGCTATCTCGCAGGCCTCCTGGTTTTCCTAGGCCTTCTCGGCACCTTCTGGGGCCTCATCGACACGGTCGGCTCGGTCGGGCGCATCATCTCGTCGCTCCGCACCGGCCAGGACACCGCCGTTCTCTTCGACGAGCTGAAGAACTCGCTCGCAGGCCCGCTCCAGGGCATGGGCCTGTCCTTCTCCGCCTCCCTGTTCGGCCTCGCCGGCTCCCTCGTCCTCGGCTTCCTCGACCTCCAGGCCGGCCAGGCCCAGAGCCGCTTCTACACGGAGCTGGAGGACTGGCTCGCCGTTTCCACCCTGGACACTCTCACCGACACCGCCCTGCGCCCCGGCACCTCGCACGACCTGACCGTGGCGCTGAACCGGCTCACCGCCGCCGTCAACGACGGCGCGGGCGGCCGGGCCGCGACCCAGGCCATGGCCAACCTGGCCGAGGGCGTCCAGGGCCTCGTGCAGCACATGCGGGCGGAGCAGCAGATGATCCGCGACTGGGTCGAGGCCCAGGCGGCCCGAGAGAAGGAGCTGAAGCAGGTCCTCGACCGCATCTCCCGTGAAAGGCTGCCCTGA